The following are encoded together in the Acidobacteriota bacterium genome:
- a CDS encoding STAS domain-containing protein, with the protein MKIPASSIPWSTWRPKLVEMLAGYDRRTFSADAIAGITVGVVALPLAMAFGIASGASPQAGIYTAIVGGLIVSLLGGSSIQVSGPTGAFVVIVSGIIAAHGLSGLLMVTMMAGAILVFLAATGLGRAVKFIPRPVVIGFTNGIALLIASTQVKDFLGLAIPDPPSEFFARMEALVAGLPAWNPAAVALGMVSLALVLLVPRYYPRVPGSIVALVLATVAVFVFDLPVDTIGSKFGGIPSGLPHVEMPAFRADLLLPLLPSAFTVALLAAVESLLSAVVADSMTGDRHNSSAELMGQGVANLVSPLVGGIPVTGAIARTATNFKSGARTPVSGIVHALTLLLIILLLAPLATYVPLATLAAVLFVVAYNMGEWPEIPAILRLDWAEISVWALTFGLTVMADLTVAVEVGMALAALLYIHRVTDTTVVLPVTQDYIDDGRVHTLQDHDVPDDVAILRIQGPFLFGMTDKLADATADISALPAIVILRLRNMTAIDATGLHAFEQLNDRLQASGRSLILCGARQQPAALLHQARFVRHVGAENIVPHITAALKRAEALRTTAV; encoded by the coding sequence ATGAAGATCCCCGCGTCATCCATCCCCTGGTCCACCTGGCGTCCCAAACTCGTCGAGATGCTGGCCGGCTACGACCGGCGCACGTTCTCCGCGGACGCGATCGCCGGCATCACCGTCGGCGTTGTCGCGCTACCGCTCGCGATGGCGTTCGGCATTGCCTCCGGTGCCTCGCCGCAAGCCGGCATCTATACCGCCATCGTCGGCGGGCTGATCGTGTCGTTGCTGGGGGGATCGAGTATCCAGGTGAGCGGCCCGACGGGCGCGTTCGTGGTCATCGTCAGCGGCATCATCGCCGCGCACGGCCTCTCCGGGCTGTTGATGGTGACGATGATGGCGGGGGCGATCCTCGTGTTCCTGGCCGCAACGGGGCTCGGGCGCGCGGTGAAGTTCATTCCCAGACCCGTGGTGATCGGCTTCACGAACGGCATTGCGCTGCTCATCGCGTCGACGCAGGTCAAGGACTTCCTCGGGCTTGCCATTCCCGATCCGCCGAGCGAGTTCTTCGCGCGCATGGAAGCGCTCGTGGCAGGTCTGCCTGCGTGGAATCCGGCGGCGGTCGCGCTCGGCATGGTGTCGCTCGCGCTCGTGCTGCTCGTCCCGCGCTACTACCCGCGCGTACCAGGTTCCATCGTGGCGCTGGTGCTGGCCACCGTTGCCGTGTTCGTGTTCGATCTGCCCGTCGACACGATCGGATCGAAGTTCGGCGGGATTCCGAGCGGATTGCCGCACGTCGAGATGCCGGCGTTCCGCGCCGACCTGCTGTTGCCGCTGCTGCCGTCGGCGTTCACCGTCGCGCTACTCGCCGCCGTCGAAAGCCTGCTCTCGGCCGTCGTGGCCGATTCGATGACAGGCGACCGTCACAACTCGAGTGCGGAACTCATGGGGCAGGGCGTGGCCAACCTGGTGTCGCCGCTCGTTGGCGGCATTCCCGTGACGGGCGCGATCGCGCGCACGGCCACCAACTTCAAGTCAGGGGCGCGCACGCCGGTCTCGGGGATCGTGCACGCGCTCACGCTGCTGTTGATCATCCTGCTCCTCGCGCCGCTGGCCACGTACGTCCCGCTTGCCACGTTGGCAGCCGTGCTGTTCGTGGTGGCGTACAACATGGGCGAGTGGCCTGAGATTCCGGCGATCCTGCGCCTCGACTGGGCCGAGATCTCCGTGTGGGCGCTGACCTTCGGGCTGACGGTGATGGCAGACCTGACGGTCGCCGTCGAAGTCGGCATGGCGCTGGCCGCCCTGCTCTACATCCATCGCGTGACGGATACGACAGTGGTCCTGCCCGTCACGCAGGACTACATCGACGATGGGCGGGTGCACACGCTGCAGGACCACGACGTGCCGGATGACGTGGCGATTCTGCGCATCCAGGGGCCGTTCCTGTTCGGCATGACCGACAAGCTCGCCGACGCGACGGCAGACATCTCGGCGCTGCCGGCCATCGTCATCCTTCGCTTACGGAACATGACGGCCATCGATGCCACGGGGCTGCACGCGTTCGAACAGCTCAACGATCGCCTGCAGGCGTCGGGCCGGTCGCTGATCCTCTGCGGCGCCCGTCAGCAGCCCGCGGCCCTGCTGCACCAGGCCCGGTTCGTCAGGCACGTCGGCGCCGAGAACATCGTCCCCCACATCACGGCAGCCCTGAAGCGCGCCGAAGCCCTCCGCACCACCGCGGTGTAA
- the rpsD gene encoding 30S ribosomal protein S4: MSRFRGPRLRVMRALGMNLPGLSAKSIDKRPHPPGQHGPRMKRKISLYGTRLREKQKLRYHYGVSERQLRAVAAVAARSKGPAGAMIAQLLERRLDNVVFRAGFARTIPAARQLVNHGHVLVNGRPVDIASVRLKRGDVVSVRERAKKAVELQQQAGQALSRPDWLDVDAAALSARVSTLPDDTAIPFPIELRLVVEFYS; this comes from the coding sequence ATGTCACGGTTTAGAGGTCCGCGGTTGCGCGTGATGCGCGCACTTGGCATGAACCTGCCCGGCCTGTCGGCCAAGAGCATCGACAAGCGCCCGCATCCCCCCGGCCAGCACGGCCCGCGGATGAAGCGGAAGATCTCGCTCTACGGCACGCGTCTCCGTGAGAAGCAGAAGCTGCGGTACCACTACGGCGTCAGTGAGCGTCAGCTTCGCGCCGTGGCCGCCGTGGCCGCCCGCTCGAAGGGTCCCGCGGGCGCCATGATCGCCCAGTTGCTCGAGCGTCGCCTCGACAACGTGGTGTTCCGTGCCGGCTTCGCCCGCACGATTCCCGCGGCCCGTCAGCTCGTCAACCACGGTCACGTGCTCGTCAACGGCCGCCCTGTCGACATCGCGTCGGTGCGCCTGAAGCGCGGCGACGTGGTCTCGGTCCGCGAGCGCGCCAAGAAGGCCGTCGAACTGCAGCAGCAGGCCGGTCAGGCGCTCAGCCGTCCGGACTGGCTCGATGTCGATGCCGCCGCCCTCTCGGCGCGCGTGTCGACGCTGCCCGACGACACGGCCATCCCCTTCCCCATCGAACTGCGCCTGGTCGTCGAGTTCTACTCCTGA